The Thermosynechococcus sp. HN-54 DNA segment CTTGGGGCAGTTGTGGCGAGCATGGGCACAGGCTGAGAGGCGATCGCTGACTGACCCGTTTGTCAAAAAACTGGAAAAAGTGAATGAATATCGCAATGGCGTTGTTCACCGCAATCGAGCGATCGCTCGCGAAGAGTTAACGGTGCTAGCTAACGCTTCACCACAGGCCTCCCCAAGTGAGATTCATCAAGGGCTGTTAAAGGTGCTCTGCTCGGTTCTCAATCTGCAAGACATGCCTGAGCCAGGAGTGGCGCGATCGCTCTACGAGTGGGGACTACAACAATTAAAGTAATTGGCGCCTAGGCAGCAATTTGAACACCAAAGACCTCTTGGAAGACCTTGCCTACCTTGTAGCCGGAGTCAATTGACTCTAGCGGATCTTTGCGCAAGCGGTGCCGCAGACAGAGGACAATCACCCGTGAAATATCCTCAACGGTCACATCGGTGCGTCCCTCAAAGGCGGCCAAAGCCTTCGCAGCGCGGTTAGTGACAATGTCGCCCCGCAGGCCGTCCACATCTAGCTCGGCACAGACTTGGGAAATTTTCACCCGCAGCTCGTGGTCAATTGTGACACTCGGCAATAGGGCTTGGGCGGCAACTATTTTGGCTTGCAGCGCTTCCTGTTGGGCTTGGTATTTGGCTAAAAAGGCTTCTGGATTTTGATCAAATTGCGATCGCTGCTCCACAATTTCCACCCGCAGGGTTGGATCCTTGACGGTGCGAATCTCAGCGTGCATGCCAAAGCGATCCAGTAGTTGCGGTCGCAGTTCCCCTTCCTCGGGGTTGCCAGAGCCGACCAAGACAAAGCGTGCTGGGTGACGAATTGAAATGCCCTCACGCTCAACGGTATTCCAGCCGGAGGCAGCGGCATCGAGCAGAACATCCACCAAGTGATCATCTAGGAGGTTTACCTCGTCCACGTAGAGAATGCCGCGATTGGCCTTGGCCAAGAGTCCTGGTTCAAAGGCTTTGACTCCCTCCGCAAGGGCTTTTTCAATATCAATAGTCCCGCAGACCCGATCCTCGGTTGCCCCCAAGGGTAGATCCACCATCGGCACTTTTTTCTTAACGGTGTGAATCGGTTCACCCGCTGCTACGGCCACCTTCACCCCATCACTCATGAGATCGGGATCGCTGGGGTGACTATTAAAAGGATCATCGGCCACCACTTCAATTTCCGGCAGTAGATCCGCAAGGGCGCGAATGGTGGTTGATTTGCCCGTGCCGCGATCGCCCATGATCATCACCCCCCCGATTTTGGGGTCAATGACATTGAGCAACAATGACAGTTTCATTTCATCCTGACCGACAATTGCCGCAAAGGGAAAAACAGGCCGACGAGGGACAGCAGTCGCAGTCACAGGCATCACATCGCAAAAACAGCATTAATCATTGTGCCACATTGCGTTTGCGCTGCCACAGCAAAATTTTTCCGCAAAATCCTAGCCCTAGGTGGAGAAAGCGTGGTACCCTAAATAGGGATAACTCAAGAGCTAAGTGCTCTTATTGCCTTTGCTCTGCTCCATCTATCAAGGTTCTCAATTAGCAACAATCGCTGTGAACCAATCTAGTCATTTCACACCATTAATAAAGGCAGGGTCTTTGCGTGCCATTGTTGGCTCTAGGCCTTTGTTGCGAGCGGTTTCTCACGCCCGACTGTCCATTTTTGAATCATGTTGTTTTTAAGCTGCCTAAGGGAGGTTTCTTTATGTCCGTGCGTTTATATGTGGGCAATCTGCCGCGTGAACTGAGCCGCGAAGAGCTAGAAGCCCTATTGAACCAAGAAGTAGGCGAAGTAGGCACCACCAAACTGATTACTGATCGCAAGACTGGTAAGTGCCGCGGGTTTGGCTTTGTCACCGTCGAATCCGAAGAAGTGGCAGATCAGGTGATTGAGAAACTCAACGGCTACACCTTTAAGGACAATCCCCTCAAGATTGAAAAGGCCAACGACAAGCCTAAATCTGAAGCTAAGGAAAAAGAAGACGCAGCGGCAGAAAAACCCACTCCCAGCAACCGCAGCAGCAATCGCAAAAATAATAAAAATAATGGGCGGCGTACCCAAACCAATTCGGCGCCGGCTGAGTATAGCTCTATAGATACGGAAGCTGCTCAACCGGATCCCCGCTGGGCAGATGCCTTAGCACAGCTCAAGGAACGGCTCCTCGCCCAAAGCAGCAACGGTTAAGGGTTTTAGGCAGTTTCTATGACGGCGGATCCCTGGCCATTTGTTACTCCGGGTATCCCTGATGGTCTTTTTGAGCGCTTACCAGGTATTCCCCTCACCCAACGGGAAACGCGGTTATTGATGCTCTCCTATTTGCGGCTCGAGCCAGACTCCTGCCTTTGGGATGTGGGGGCCGGCACGGGTACGATCGCTGTTGAGGCAGCACGCTTGGCGAAGCGTGGACAGGTGATCGCCATTGAACGGGATGAAGAAGTCATTGATCTGATCCAGCGCAATTGCAATCGCTTTGGTGTCAAGAATGTACAGATTGTTG contains these protein-coding regions:
- the bchI gene encoding magnesium chelatase ATPase subunit I, with the translated sequence MPVTATAVPRRPVFPFAAIVGQDEMKLSLLLNVIDPKIGGVMIMGDRGTGKSTTIRALADLLPEIEVVADDPFNSHPSDPDLMSDGVKVAVAAGEPIHTVKKKVPMVDLPLGATEDRVCGTIDIEKALAEGVKAFEPGLLAKANRGILYVDEVNLLDDHLVDVLLDAAASGWNTVEREGISIRHPARFVLVGSGNPEEGELRPQLLDRFGMHAEIRTVKDPTLRVEIVEQRSQFDQNPEAFLAKYQAQQEALQAKIVAAQALLPSVTIDHELRVKISQVCAELDVDGLRGDIVTNRAAKALAAFEGRTDVTVEDISRVIVLCLRHRLRKDPLESIDSGYKVGKVFQEVFGVQIAA
- a CDS encoding RNA-binding protein, which produces MSVRLYVGNLPRELSREELEALLNQEVGEVGTTKLITDRKTGKCRGFGFVTVESEEVADQVIEKLNGYTFKDNPLKIEKANDKPKSEAKEKEDAAAEKPTPSNRSSNRKNNKNNGRRTQTNSAPAEYSSIDTEAAQPDPRWADALAQLKERLLAQSSNG